In Chryseobacterium sp. C-71, the genomic window TCCGGTAATTCCGGCGGTTTGGCTTGAAATTAAAAATAATAAACAGCCTATTCCTAAAATCAAACAGCCTGCAAAAAGAGAGCGTTTACCTCCAAATTTATCTAAAGCAATTCCGGCAATCAAACTACAGGTAGAATAGGTGTAATAATAAGTACCCACCATGCTGATCAGTTTCAGTTCGGTCGTTTTAAAATTATTGACCAATTCAGGAATCATCACAGCCGGAGCCGCTCTGATCACGTAATCTAAAAAATAAAATATAAGACCGAATACCCATGCAATGACATAGAATTTTTTCAAAATACTACTCATTACAATAATGTTATATTTTTAAGATTGATAGCTTTACAAGTATTTTTCTGGTAGAAAATTTTGGCATTAAAAGATATCTGTCGCATTCATTGTTGTTTTAAAACTTCATTCACTTTCTGAATTGATTTTTTCATATCAGAAAGACAAATTTAGTCATTTAATTATTAAAGATTCAAATTGAAGCATTAAGGTGTTTTTGATTTGATTAATATAACTTTCATCCAAAAAAAATACTCCGCAATTTCTTACGGAGCATTTTTTATATTAATTTTTCGAGCAAAAATTTTATAAAACTTCAATCTGATTTCTCAAAAGATCTTCAAATTCGTCTCTTTTTCTGATCAAATGCGCTTTTCCGTCTAAGAAAAGAACTTCAGCAGGTTTTAATCTTGAATTGAAATTTGTACTCATCTCAAAACCGTAAGCACCTGCAGTGTGGAAGGCCAAAACATCGCCTTCTCTCACTTCATTCAACTTTCTGTCCCAGGCAAAGGTATCGGTTTCACAGATGTTTCCTACAACAGTATAAATTCTTTCTGCACCTTTTGGGTTTGACAAATTTTCAATAGTGTGGTAAGAATCGTAAAACATTGGACGGATCAAATGATTGAATCCTGAATTAACCCCAACAAAAACTGTTGCTGTTGTTTGCTTAATGACATTCGCTTTCACCAATAAATACCCACATTTTCCAACCAAAAACTTCCCAGGTTCGAACCAAAGTTCAAATTTCTTACCGGTCTCTTTAGAAAAATCTGAAATCGCTTTCTCAACTTTTTTACCTAAGGCTTTCACATCTGTTTCCATATCGCTTTCCTGATACGGGATTTTGAAACCGCTTCCCATATCCAGATATTTCAGATTCGGGAAATGTTCAGATAATTCAAGCATAATTTCAAGAGCCTGCAAAAATACTTCAGGATCTTTAATTTCGCTTCCTGTATGCATGTGAAGACCTTCTACATTCAGGTTGGTACTTTTCATCACACGCTCGATGTGACGCATCTGGTGAATAGAAATTCCAAATTTCGAATCGATATGTCCTGTGGAAATTTTATGGTTTCCGCCAGCATAAATATGCGGATTGATTCTTACAAAAATAGGATACGTATTTCCGTATTTGTTCCCAAATTGCTCAAGAATTGAGATATTATCGATGTTGATATGAACACCGTGCATCATTGCTTCTTCTATTTCAGCTAAGTCAACACAATTGGGAGTAAATAATATTTTTTCTTTAGGAAAACCGGCTTTTAAGCCTAATTTCACCTCACTAATGGAAACGCAATCCAAAGAAGCGCCGAGGTTCTTTATGTATTTTAAAATATTGATGTTCGTTAAAGCCTTTGCAGCATAAAAGAACTTGGTGTGTTTTAAAAAAGAAGATGTAAGTTTCTCGTATTGAGTTTTGATCGATTCAGCATCGTAAACATACACCGGTGTGCCAAATTCTTGGGCAATCTTTAATAATTCTTTTGAATTCATAATTTTAATTTAACATAAAAAAAGGCAGATTCTTCGAGAAGAGTCTGCCACAATATTATTTTTTATGCAACACAACTCTTTTAGGTATTCCAAACCTTTGAAAACTTTACAGCTCCCTTTTTTCCGGTTTGTTTTTGTTTAAAATTTTGCATTGCTTATTTTTATTCTTTTGCAAAAATACTATTTATTTTGAGAAATTGAATTTGAAAAGAGTTTTCTTCTTAATAAAAATACATCTGATTGTAAAATGTCATTCTATTTCGGTAAGGGCAACGTCTCAAAATCGCCTTTCAGCAAAGCCAATTGTAAATCATTGGTAAGATCAGACGCCGGTAAAGGCAAATCGATTTTTAATTTTGAAATTTTACTTAAAGTCTGGATTTGGGTAAATAATTCATAGAAACCATAAGAAACTGCTTTCCCGTTTTCTATAATTAAAAACAATTTTTCTCCTAATTTTCTACCACTTCCCAACCATAGTTCGTTGCGTTTTCTGAAATCAATCTTCTTCTTAAAAGCTTCAACATCTTTATATTCATCAATTTTACTGATAAACTGAACAGCTTTAGTCCCTTGAGTAAAAGCTTTAAATTTCAGAATCGGCTTTTCAGTTTTATTCAATGTATTTTTTTCAGCAACATATTTATTGTTTCTAAAATACAAACCAAAAGGCAAAGATTCTCTCTTTTTGATATTTTTTGAATTTAAAATCAACTTCGCAATGATATCAGTTCCCGTTAATTCAAAATTGATTTGCTCAACATCACGCTGAATTTGTTCAAATTTTTTCGATTTAGAATTGAAAAGCTTTTTTGAAAACTTATTAATATCCTGAACATACTCTGAAAGAATAATCTTCCCAGATTCATTCTGGAAATAAACAAAACCTTTTTCGCTCGGTAAATCTTGGGTTAACAGCTTGATTTTGTTTATATAAGTCTTAGCATTCGTCTCTTCGTGCTGTTCCTGAATGATCTCGTTTTCGGTATCTTTTGAAACCAAAAGTTTAAACAATTCTAAAGTTGCTCTGGCATCACCTTCTGCACGATGTGCATTGACTAAAGGAATCCCTAACGACCTCACCAATTTTCCCAATGAATAACTTACCTCATCAGGAATCAGTTTTTTTGCTAAAGGAATTGTATCTAAAGTGTTGATTTTAAAATCATAACCAAGACGTTGAAATGATTGGCGAAGCATTCTGTAATCGAAATCGATATTATGACCTACCAAGGTTGTGCCTTCAGTAATTTCAACCACTCTTTTAGCCAATTCATGGAATTTCGGAGCGGTTTTAACCATTTTCGGGCTTATATTGGTCAATTTCTGAACAAAAGGCGTGATGTCACTTTCAGGATTGACAAGGGAAATAAATTGGTCGACAATTTTATGACCATCATATCTAAAAATGGCGATATCGATAATGCATTCTTTTCTGAACCCTGCACCATTGCTTTCTATATCTATAATCGAATACATTTATTTCTTATCTAACTTAGAATTTCTATCAAAAACTGAACCTTAAAAATCTCAGCACCTATGGAATTCTGCTAAAATAATCAAAATACGTTAAAAACTGCAAAAGATAGACGCCTATCTTTTTCTTCCGCCTAAACCGAACATTCCCAAAATCGCTTTTGCACCTTCTCGCATCAAAGTATTGGCAAAGGTTCTACCGGCTCTGCTTTTTAGAACCTGCTCAAACATTCCCGGTTCTTCCTTTACGGGTTTAGTTTTTTGGGTAGGAGCTGAATTTTCTACCGCTTGTTCCATCCTATTAACTAAAATCTCGTACGCTGACTCACTGTCAACCGGTTTTTCGTATTTTGAAACCAATGCAGACTTTGAAATTAATTCTGAAACTTCTGCATCATTCAAAACATCCATTCTGGATTCCGGAGAAATCAAATAGGTATGAACCAATGGTGTTGGAATTCCTTTTTCGTCCAAAGCGGTTATAAAGGCTTCACCAATTCCTAAGTTCTGAATTAACTCAGAAGCGTTGTAAAACTCGGTTGTAGGATAATTTTCTACGGCTTTAGAAATTTCTTTTTTATCTTTTGCGGTAAAACCTCTCAAAGCGTGCTGGATTTTTAAACCTAACTGCGAAAGCACATTTTCTGGAACGTCACCAGGAATTTGAGTAATAAAATAAATCCCAACTCCTTTCGAACGAATCAATTTTACCATAGTTTCAATTTGTGAAACCAAAGCTTTGGAAGATTCATCAAAAATCAAATGCGCTTCGTCGATGAAAAGAACTAATTTAGGTTTTCCGCTGTCGCCTTCCTCAGGAAATGTCATGTAAATTTCAGCAAAAAGAGAAAGCATAAATGTTGAAAATAGCTGTGGTTTATTCTGAATATCTGCAACTCTCAAAATATTAACAACACCTTTCCCATCTCTTGTTTCCAACAAATCGTGAACATCAAAACTTAACTCTCCAAAGAAATCTGCTGCTCCTTGCTGTTCTAAAGCAACAATTGATCTTAAAATAGTACCCAATGAAGCTGAGGCAATTGATCCGTAATTAGTTGACAATTCAGCTTTACCTTGAGGGTTATCCGTTACATATTGCAGGACTTTCTTTAAATCATTTAAATCAATTAAAGGCAGGCCTTTGTCGTCGCAATATTTGAAAACAATAGACATAATGCTTTGCTGCGTATCATTGAGTTCTAAAATCTTACTTAATAAAACAGGCCCGAATTCTGTAACAGTAGCTCTTAACTTCACACCTTTCCCACCAGAAATGCTCATCAGTTCCACCGGAAAAGCCTGCGGATTATAAGGAAGCTGTGTTTTTGCGTAACGTTCTTCAATGATAGAATTCATTTGTCCGGCTTCAGCAATCCCTGAAAAATCACCTTTGATGTCTAAAACCAAAGACGGAATTCCTGCGTGAGAAAGCTGCTCAGCGAAAACCTGCAGTGTTTTTGTTTTTCCGGTTCCGGTGGCTCCGGCAATCAGACCGTGACGGTTAATTGTTTTTAAAGGAATCGTAACGTTGACTTCTGTGACTACATCGCCGTCCAGCATTCCTTTTCCCAGAATTATATGTTCTCCTTTTGGAGTATATCTTGTTGAAAGTTCGTCAATAAATTTTGTTTTGTCTGCCATTTGATATTTTTACCACCTAAAGATAAAGTTTTTTAGAAAAAGTTTAATAAAATGTCATATTTTAATTATTCATTTTTGTGTTTTTGTCTTAAAATAAATTTAAATTAGCTCATTAAACATGCTTTTATCCAAGCCAATAATTTAATCATGAAAATATGATCTCATTGAAAAAAAATCTTTTGTTTATCTTTTGTTTCTTCTCAGGACTTCTTTTTTCCCAACAGGCGAAAAAAACCGGCGACATAAAGGTAAGTGGTGATTACACTCATCAGTTTACAAAAACAATCTTTCCGGAATTATGGTCAGGGTTTCAAAGAAAAGAGGTACATTCTTACGATTCAAAAAACAGAAATGTGGCCGTGAGCTATATTCAGCAAAAATCTAAGAAAGAAAAAACCGTATTATCTCTTTATATTTATCCAAGTAGAGAATTAGATAATCACCTTTTAAGGGATGAGTTTTTGTCATACGAAGATGCACTCACTCAGAATTCTAATACTCACATCGAGCTAAAGCCGTCTTTTGGCGAGCTTGCTAATGAAAAATTTAAAGTAAGTTATATTTATTCAATCTTCAACAACACTTTAGGAGAACCCGATTTTTTTAAAGGGGTAAAATTTACCGACAAACAATCTTTACTGGCAATTTACGAATGTGGAGGATGGCGGTTTAAAATAAGAATCACCAGTGATGATATGACCCAGGCTCAGCTGGAAGAACTGAAGCAAAAAGCAGAGAATTATTTCGAGGTTTTATCAATCTCTTCCGTAAAAGCAATACCTTTAAATGATGAGCCAAACATTTTACTTTCACCCATTGTACAAAGAGATTCTATGATGACCAATGCAACCATTGTTGCAGCAAAATCTAAAATTGACTGGTTGAAGAAAAATTTGGATGTCAAGGAAGCATCTACAGGATTTCATGATATGAAGATTGAATCTGAAATATACGCCATAGAAAAAATGATGGAATTTTATCATCTTCATAAAACCGACTGGAAGATGACGACAGATACAGAAAAGTATTTTAATGAGATGACAAAAATTGTTGATAACAAAAAAATAGAAGACCATATTTACGAAAAATTCAACAATGTAATTATTTATCCTGATGGAGAATCTCGCAAAGACAGTTACTTACAATTTAAAATTGATCATGACATTTCTGAAAATACAAACGAGACATTTTATAAAATTTTTCACAAATTAGACTAAATAAAAACTTTATAGATTTATTCTATCAGAACAGATATTTTATTTTAGCAAGTTTTAAAAAATAAAATCCGATTTTTGCAAATTAAGAACAACGAAATTGTCAATCCAGAAGATGAAAGTCGAACAAATATATACAGGCTGTTTAGCACAAGGCGCATACTATATCGTATCAGAAAATGAAGCCGTAATTATAGATCCGCTGAGAGAAGTAAAACCTTATCTTGACCGCCTTGAAAAAGACAACGTTACATTAAAATATATATTTGAAACCCATTTTCACGCAGATTTTGTTTCCGGACATTTAGATTTAAGTAAAAAAACCGATGCTCCTATCGTTTACGGGCCAACTGCAGAACCAGATTTTGACGCAATTATTGCTGAAGACAATCAGATTTTCGAAATCGGAAATATCAAAATAAAAGCACTTCACACTCCCGGTCACACCATGGAAAGCACCACTTACCTTCTGATTGACGAAAACGGTGTGGAAACTGCTATTTTCACAGGAGACACTTTATTTTTGGGTGATGTAGGCCGTCCAGATCTTGCTCAAAAAGCAGGAAGCATGACGCAGGAAGATCTTGCAGGAATCTTATACGAAAGTCTTCACAGTAAAATTTTGCCTTTGGATGACAGTATTACCGTCTATCCGGCACATGGTGCAGGTTCGGCTTGTGGAAAAAATATGCAGAAAGAAACTGTGGATATTCTGGGAAATCAGAGAAAAACCAATTACGCTCTGAATCAACCAGATAAAGAATCATTCATCAAAGAAGTTCTTGACGGACTGACAGCTCCACCGAAATATTTCGGGATGAATGTTGCGATGAACAAAGGTGGTTACGACAGCCTTGATGATGTAATGACAAAAGGCTTAAACCCAATTTCTGTAGAAGATTTTGAAAGTTTTGCCGAAGAAACAGGAGCTTTAATTTTAGACACAAGAGGTGCCGGTGAATTCCATAAAGGATTTATTCCAAACTCTATCAATATTGGTTTGAAAGGAGATTTTGCACCATGGGTCGGTAGTTTAATTGTAGATGTAAAACATCCTTTGCTTTTGGTTGCAGACGAAGGAAGCGAAGAGGAAGTGATTACGAGATTAAGCAGAGTTGGTTTTGATAATGTTTTAGGATATTTAAAAGATGGTTTCAATTCTTGGAAAAATTCTACAAAAGAAATTGATGAAGTGAAAAGAATCTCTCCAACTGAATTTGTAGAGCAGTTTAATGAAAATTCAAAAATCATTGATGTAAGAAAAATCGGAGAATATTCTGCCGAACATATTGATAATGCCTACAGCAAACCTTTAGACAACATCAGTGACTGGGTTTCTACAATCGATGATTCTGAACATTTCTTCTTGCATTGCGCTGGAGGTTACCGCAGCATGATTGCCGCAAGCGTCCTTAACTCTCACGGAATCAGAAACTTCACCGAAATAGAAGGTGGTTTCAACGGAATCAAAAAAACTGAAAAATTGCCGACTTCGGATTTTGTTTGTCAGTCTAAAACGCTTTAAATGAAAATATTTCTATTTGGAATTATTCTTGCTGCATTTTTCTCACTGAATGCCTGCAAAACCGCATCTGTACAACAAAACGTGTCTAAAACTGATATTAAAGAATTGGTGAAAAATTCTGAAACCGTTTTGGTTGACGTAAGAATTCCGGAGCAATACGCAGAAGGAACGGCACGAGACGCCATCAATATTCCCTTAGCGGAAATTCAGAACAAAGCAGAATCTTTGAAAGGTAAAAAGGTTGTGGTTTTTTGCAACAAAGGAATTCAGGCAGACGATGCAGTAGAAATCTTAAAAAAGAACGGTGTCGAAGTGTATGATGGTAAGACTTTAGATAATATCAAAGCCATTCAGAATTTAAAGTAATCGATAAAATTAAACAGTATGTCACAAAAATTTCAGGAACTTATAGAATCGGAAAGACCAGTTTTGATTGATTTTTTTGCTACTTGGTGTCAACCCTGCAAAGTACAATCTTCTGTTTTGACAACAGTAAAAGAAAAGGTAGGTGAAGGTGCAAGAATTGTAAAAATTGATGTAGACCAATATCCTGCAATTGCTTCTCAGTATGGAGTGCGTGGTGTTCCTACTTTGGCAGTTTTCAAAAAAGGAGAATTGCTTTATAAAGAAAGTGGCGTGCATGATGTCAATCGTTTGACGCAGCTTTTGGAACAGTATATTTAATAGGTTAAGGCTAAGTTTGGACGTGAATATTTCCCACAGATCACACTGATTTTCATAGATAAACGCTGATAATATCTTTAGATAGAAGTTGCCACGAATGCACGAATTTGATTAAAGATAGTTTTGATAAATTGATTAAGCATTCGTGAATTAATGGCAAAAAAAATCTGTGAAAATCTGTGAAATCCGTGGGACATCCCTAGTCTACAATTTGATTTCAAAATCATCCCTGTCATTCAAAAACTGAAAATGATTTCTAAAATCTTTCAATTCATCTAAATTTAATTTTGCTAAAACCAAATTTCCTTTTTTCTCAGCAATTTCCTTTCCATCGGCAAAAAAGCAGTGCGAACTTTCCTGATAAAAAAGATCATTTCCATCTGTCCCGATTCTGTTTAAACCAAAAACATACGATAAATTCTCAATTGCTCTCGCTTTTAATAAATGCTCCCAGGCTCCGACTCTTTTCTCCGGCCAGTTAGCAACGTATAAAATTGCATCATAATCATCATTGTTTCTTGCAAAAACAGGAAACCTCAAATCATAACAAACCTGCAACAGAAAACGGATTCCAAGATATTCTACAATGACTCTTTCTTTTCCTGGAGTATAAATTTTGTCTTCTCCCGAGAATGAAAACAGATGTCTTTTATCGTAAAAAGTTACATCATCATTGGGCTTTACAAAATATATTCTGTTAAAAAACTTTCCATCAACCCCCACGGAAGCACTCCCACAAAAAGCTGCATTTTTTTCTTTTGAAATTTTCTTTAAAAACTCCAGAGATTCTTCATTTTTATCTGAAACCTCAGCTGCATCCATACAAAAACCTGTAGAAAACATTTCAGGTAGAAGAAATAAATCAGCATCCTGATTTTGAAGCTGATTTTCAATTAATTTAAAGTTTTCAGATTTATTTTTCCAGACGATATCCTGATTTAATCCTATAATTTTCATACGCAGATTTCTATTTTTTTAATTTCCATATGGAAACGCCTTTTTAAAATTACATCTATAATTTAAAAAAAACAAGGCAGTTTCATATTTCTAATTTCAAAACTTGTATAAAATTACAGCTTTTAATTGGTTTCGGTTTTATATTTGCTGCAAATTGTCATTAGTAATAATTTAAAATAAAATCTATGAAGAAATTGGTTTTTATGCTGATGCTGGTTCTTACGGGAGCAACAGTGAGCGCACAAGCCTACACTGGAAAAGGAGATCAGAAAGTAAATTTAGGACTGAATGCCTGGGGGTACGGAACAGGGATTGCCGCTACTTATGATTATGGTTTGAATCAATTGATATCCGTTGGAGCCGGAGCCAATGCTTACTTTGACGGTTACAAAGACAATAATGAAGACAACAGAGTTTTTATTTTCGGGAGAGTAAATTTCCACCTGAAAGAAGCTTTGGATTTACCTGAACAATTAGATATTTATCCCGGAGTTGATTTGGGAGTTCTCGGCAGAGACTTCGGAATCGGAGCGCACATTGGAGCAAGATATTTCTTCACAGATAAATTCGGAGTTTTTGCAGAAGTGGGAAACAACGGATGCCTTGGTGTTTCTTTCAATTTCTAAAATAGTGGCAGAATATATGACAAAGCTTCTCATTTCGAGGAGCTTTTTTATTTGGCATCCTTTTGATAATTGTTACCTTTGCAAATTAAAATCTAAAAACAATTAATGGAATTAGCAATTAAGATCTTTCAATTTATATTAAGCATATCTATCTTAGTAATTCTTCACGAACTTGGGCATTTCTTACCCGCCAAATATTTCAAAACCAAAGTAGAAAAATTTTACCTGTTCTTCGATCCATGGTTTTCTTTAGCAAAGAAAAAAATTGGTGAAACCGAGTACGGTATCGGATGGCTTCCTTTCGGAGGTTATGTGAAAATCGCCGGAATGGTAGACGAAAGTATGGACACCGAGCAACTGAAACAACCTGCTCAGCCTTGGGAATTCAGAGCAAAACCAGCTTGGCAGAGATTAATCATCATGCTTGGAGGTGTTACGGTAAACTTCTTTTTGGCATGGATTATTTACGGATGTCTTTCTTTTTTCAATGGCGAAACCTCTTTTGACACAGCAAAAGTAGACGCTCCAATGAACTACACAAGCGTAGCAAAAGGAATGGGTTTTCAAGATGGAGATAAAATCTTAAAAGTTGACGGAAAAACCCAGAATAACCTTGACAAATTAGCTTTAGACGTTTTATTGAGCGACGAAATCACTGTTTTAAGAAACGGAAAAGAAGTTACTTTCCCAACCAACGACGATGGAAAAGCAATGGCTTTCAGAGACGAAAATCCTAAAGCATTTCTTACCCCAAGATTCCCTGCAGTAATCGACTCTATTTACAATCCTAAGACTTTACAAGCAGGGTTGAAAGTTGGTGACCAAGTAGTTTCTGTAGATGGAAAGAAGATTTCTTATTATGATGAATTTAAAGAAACTGTACAAAATAGTGCAGGAAAAAATTTAAAAGTTGATGTATTAAGAGCCGGAGCAATTCAGCCACTTGTTTTATCTGTATCAAAAGAAGGAACTTTAGGATTGGCTTCTTACAAGCAGGTGCAAAAATTCTATGAAACCAAACACTTTACTTTCGGAGAATCGATTGGAAGAGGCTTTACAAGAAGTATTGAAAGCTTAACATATCAGGTGAAACAATTTAAATTAATCTTCAACAAAAAAGTTCAGGGTTATAAAAAAGTTGGCGGACCGTTAGCAATCATCAAAAACATGCCCGTTGACAAAGCTCAAGACGGAAGTGTTTCTATCGACTGGACGGCTTTCTGGAGTTTCACAGCAATGTTCTCTGTTTGGTTGGCGTTCTTAAACTTAATTCCGATCCCTGGATTGGATGGCGGACACGTTATTTTCACATTATATGAGATGATTGTTGGAAAACCAGTACCGCAAAAGATACTAGAAAACGCGCAGATGGTTGGTGTTATCTTCTTGTTAGGCTTAATGTTACTGATTTTCGGAGCAGACATCTTTAAAATCATTACCAATAAATTTTAATTTTATTTAAAAATTTAATTAAAAAACTTGCGTGGTTTAAATATCAGTCCTATATTTGCACCACCTAAAAATAAGGACATTCCTCCTTAGCTCAGTTGGTTAGAGCATCTGACTGTTAATCAGAGGGTCCTTGGTTCGAGCCCAAGAGGAGGAGCAAAAAAGACTTACAGCAATGTAGGTCTTTTTTGATTTTAATACTTTCCTTATTACAAATTATTTTAAAATTTAAATTCCTGAAATATAATCTGATAGCACTTTTCGGG contains:
- a CDS encoding nitrilase-related carbon-nitrogen hydrolase — translated: MKIIGLNQDIVWKNKSENFKLIENQLQNQDADLFLLPEMFSTGFCMDAAEVSDKNEESLEFLKKISKEKNAAFCGSASVGVDGKFFNRIYFVKPNDDVTFYDKRHLFSFSGEDKIYTPGKERVIVEYLGIRFLLQVCYDLRFPVFARNNDDYDAILYVANWPEKRVGAWEHLLKARAIENLSYVFGLNRIGTDGNDLFYQESSHCFFADGKEIAEKKGNLVLAKLNLDELKDFRNHFQFLNDRDDFEIKL
- a CDS encoding helicase HerA-like domain-containing protein, with amino-acid sequence MADKTKFIDELSTRYTPKGEHIILGKGMLDGDVVTEVNVTIPLKTINRHGLIAGATGTGKTKTLQVFAEQLSHAGIPSLVLDIKGDFSGIAEAGQMNSIIEERYAKTQLPYNPQAFPVELMSISGGKGVKLRATVTEFGPVLLSKILELNDTQQSIMSIVFKYCDDKGLPLIDLNDLKKVLQYVTDNPQGKAELSTNYGSIASASLGTILRSIVALEQQGAADFFGELSFDVHDLLETRDGKGVVNILRVADIQNKPQLFSTFMLSLFAEIYMTFPEEGDSGKPKLVLFIDEAHLIFDESSKALVSQIETMVKLIRSKGVGIYFITQIPGDVPENVLSQLGLKIQHALRGFTAKDKKEISKAVENYPTTEFYNASELIQNLGIGEAFITALDEKGIPTPLVHTYLISPESRMDVLNDAEVSELISKSALVSKYEKPVDSESAYEILVNRMEQAVENSAPTQKTKPVKEEPGMFEQVLKSRAGRTFANTLMREGAKAILGMFGLGGRKR
- the lysA gene encoding diaminopimelate decarboxylase, yielding MNSKELLKIAQEFGTPVYVYDAESIKTQYEKLTSSFLKHTKFFYAAKALTNINILKYIKNLGASLDCVSISEVKLGLKAGFPKEKILFTPNCVDLAEIEEAMMHGVHINIDNISILEQFGNKYGNTYPIFVRINPHIYAGGNHKISTGHIDSKFGISIHQMRHIERVMKSTNLNVEGLHMHTGSEIKDPEVFLQALEIMLELSEHFPNLKYLDMGSGFKIPYQESDMETDVKALGKKVEKAISDFSKETGKKFELWFEPGKFLVGKCGYLLVKANVIKQTTATVFVGVNSGFNHLIRPMFYDSYHTIENLSNPKGAERIYTVVGNICETDTFAWDRKLNEVREGDVLAFHTAGAYGFEMSTNFNSRLKPAEVLFLDGKAHLIRKRDEFEDLLRNQIEVL
- a CDS encoding DUF6646 family protein; the protein is MKKLVFMLMLVLTGATVSAQAYTGKGDQKVNLGLNAWGYGTGIAATYDYGLNQLISVGAGANAYFDGYKDNNEDNRVFIFGRVNFHLKEALDLPEQLDIYPGVDLGVLGRDFGIGAHIGARYFFTDKFGVFAEVGNNGCLGVSFNF
- the rseP gene encoding RIP metalloprotease RseP, which encodes MELAIKIFQFILSISILVILHELGHFLPAKYFKTKVEKFYLFFDPWFSLAKKKIGETEYGIGWLPFGGYVKIAGMVDESMDTEQLKQPAQPWEFRAKPAWQRLIIMLGGVTVNFFLAWIIYGCLSFFNGETSFDTAKVDAPMNYTSVAKGMGFQDGDKILKVDGKTQNNLDKLALDVLLSDEITVLRNGKEVTFPTNDDGKAMAFRDENPKAFLTPRFPAVIDSIYNPKTLQAGLKVGDQVVSVDGKKISYYDEFKETVQNSAGKNLKVDVLRAGAIQPLVLSVSKEGTLGLASYKQVQKFYETKHFTFGESIGRGFTRSIESLTYQVKQFKLIFNKKVQGYKKVGGPLAIIKNMPVDKAQDGSVSIDWTAFWSFTAMFSVWLAFLNLIPIPGLDGGHVIFTLYEMIVGKPVPQKILENAQMVGVIFLLGLMLLIFGADIFKIITNKF
- a CDS encoding PolC-type DNA polymerase III; translated protein: MYSIIDIESNGAGFRKECIIDIAIFRYDGHKIVDQFISLVNPESDITPFVQKLTNISPKMVKTAPKFHELAKRVVEITEGTTLVGHNIDFDYRMLRQSFQRLGYDFKINTLDTIPLAKKLIPDEVSYSLGKLVRSLGIPLVNAHRAEGDARATLELFKLLVSKDTENEIIQEQHEETNAKTYINKIKLLTQDLPSEKGFVYFQNESGKIILSEYVQDINKFSKKLFNSKSKKFEQIQRDVEQINFELTGTDIIAKLILNSKNIKKRESLPFGLYFRNNKYVAEKNTLNKTEKPILKFKAFTQGTKAVQFISKIDEYKDVEAFKKKIDFRKRNELWLGSGRKLGEKLFLIIENGKAVSYGFYELFTQIQTLSKISKLKIDLPLPASDLTNDLQLALLKGDFETLPLPK
- a CDS encoding rhodanese-like domain-containing protein, translated to MKIFLFGIILAAFFSLNACKTASVQQNVSKTDIKELVKNSETVLVDVRIPEQYAEGTARDAINIPLAEIQNKAESLKGKKVVVFCNKGIQADDAVEILKKNGVEVYDGKTLDNIKAIQNLK
- a CDS encoding co-chaperone YbbN, with the translated sequence MSQKFQELIESERPVLIDFFATWCQPCKVQSSVLTTVKEKVGEGARIVKIDVDQYPAIASQYGVRGVPTLAVFKKGELLYKESGVHDVNRLTQLLEQYI
- a CDS encoding rhodanese-like domain-containing protein yields the protein MKVEQIYTGCLAQGAYYIVSENEAVIIDPLREVKPYLDRLEKDNVTLKYIFETHFHADFVSGHLDLSKKTDAPIVYGPTAEPDFDAIIAEDNQIFEIGNIKIKALHTPGHTMESTTYLLIDENGVETAIFTGDTLFLGDVGRPDLAQKAGSMTQEDLAGILYESLHSKILPLDDSITVYPAHGAGSACGKNMQKETVDILGNQRKTNYALNQPDKESFIKEVLDGLTAPPKYFGMNVAMNKGGYDSLDDVMTKGLNPISVEDFESFAEETGALILDTRGAGEFHKGFIPNSINIGLKGDFAPWVGSLIVDVKHPLLLVADEGSEEEVITRLSRVGFDNVLGYLKDGFNSWKNSTKEIDEVKRISPTEFVEQFNENSKIIDVRKIGEYSAEHIDNAYSKPLDNISDWVSTIDDSEHFFLHCAGGYRSMIAASVLNSHGIRNFTEIEGGFNGIKKTEKLPTSDFVCQSKTL